A window of the Polaribacter sp. HaHaR_3_91 genome harbors these coding sequences:
- a CDS encoding RNA polymerase sigma-70 factor, giving the protein MYNSDEDIIQGIKAGDKRALTVLYNTYWKVLYISSYNLLKDKEVCEEIIQDVFIEVWNKQKNIEIKVSLKSYLYACVRYKVFAEFRKNKIIRVELFEELDKRFQYTTPETKMMHDELELQVKFIVGSLPDKCKRVYELSRNEHLSHKEIAGELGISIKTVENHITNALRILRTSLGHTLFIAIFLNR; this is encoded by the coding sequence ATGTATAATTCTGACGAAGATATAATACAAGGTATTAAAGCTGGAGATAAAAGAGCTTTAACTGTATTGTATAATACTTATTGGAAGGTTCTTTATATTTCTTCATATAATTTATTGAAAGATAAAGAAGTTTGTGAAGAAATTATTCAAGATGTATTTATAGAAGTATGGAATAAACAAAAAAATATAGAGATTAAGGTTTCTTTAAAAAGTTATCTCTATGCTTGTGTAAGATATAAGGTTTTTGCTGAATTTAGAAAGAATAAAATTATAAGAGTTGAATTGTTTGAAGAATTAGATAAGCGTTTTCAATATACAACTCCAGAAACTAAAATGATGCATGATGAGCTCGAGCTACAAGTTAAATTTATTGTTGGAAGTTTACCTGATAAATGTAAAAGAGTATACGAACTGAGTAGAAATGAGCATTTAAGTCATAAAGAAATAGCAGGGGAATTAGGTATTTCTATTAAAACTGTTGAAAACCATATAACAAACGCACTTCGTATTCTTCGTACTTCTTTAGGGCACACTTTATTTATAGCTATTTTTCTAAATCGTTAA
- a CDS encoding RagB/SusD family nutrient uptake outer membrane protein, which produces MKKYLKNIIGISAFILMVSCNDYLDVQPVDEYLEENVFTSENGIQTALNGIYSNMTSSNTYGGNLTLGTVDLLAQRYNVNNVSHRYHYYGNYNYENAGVKNTFDNIWTSLYSNILNINNFIGSLETYGPIISQEKEDILKGEAMGLRAMHHFDLLRLYGPVYSANASAEAIPYNTEAKANLNALLPATDVIAKILADLDVAEQLLENDPVRTYGKVAVNQEYDDATGYNGEDFYRFRNLRLNYYAIKALQARVHLYAGNKEAALIASKVVIDEASTWFEWTSPSEIISAGENPDRTFSSEVLFAIHNNNLYNQHANLFDSYLNGYAILASEDSRLNTVFEGNQNDYRYIYTWMIPDVGDHTFRTFFKYADVDSNSKAFRYRQPLIRISEMYYIAAETEEDPAVAIDYLNTVRYNRGLVDLPLSADIQSEILKEYQKEFYGEGQLFFYYKRKNALSIPDGSSTTGDVIMDTNKYVVPLPESETDYR; this is translated from the coding sequence ATGAAAAAATACTTAAAAAATATCATAGGAATCTCTGCTTTTATTTTAATGGTTTCTTGTAACGATTACTTAGATGTTCAACCTGTTGATGAATACTTAGAAGAAAATGTTTTTACCTCAGAAAATGGTATACAAACTGCTCTAAACGGTATTTACTCTAATATGACAAGTAGTAATACTTATGGTGGCAATTTAACATTAGGTACTGTAGATCTTTTAGCGCAACGCTATAATGTTAATAATGTTAGCCATAGATATCACTATTATGGAAATTACAACTATGAAAATGCAGGTGTTAAAAATACCTTTGATAATATATGGACCAGCTTATATAGCAATATATTAAACATTAATAATTTTATAGGAAGTTTAGAAACATATGGCCCTATAATTTCTCAAGAAAAAGAGGATATTTTAAAAGGAGAAGCTATGGGGTTAAGAGCCATGCATCATTTTGATTTATTAAGACTGTACGGTCCTGTATATAGTGCTAATGCATCTGCAGAAGCGATACCTTATAATACAGAAGCTAAAGCTAATTTAAATGCTTTATTGCCAGCAACAGATGTAATTGCTAAAATTTTAGCAGATTTGGATGTGGCCGAACAATTATTGGAAAATGATCCTGTAAGAACCTATGGAAAAGTAGCAGTAAATCAAGAGTACGATGATGCTACAGGTTACAATGGTGAAGATTTTTATAGATTCAGAAATCTCAGATTAAACTATTATGCTATCAAAGCTCTACAAGCGAGGGTACATTTATATGCAGGAAATAAAGAAGCGGCCTTAATAGCGTCTAAAGTAGTCATTGATGAGGCTTCAACATGGTTTGAGTGGACAAGTCCTTCAGAAATAATTTCGGCAGGTGAAAATCCAGATCGTACATTTTCATCAGAAGTACTATTTGCCATTCACAATAATAACCTATATAATCAACATGCTAATTTATTTGATAGTTATTTAAATGGTTATGCAATTCTAGCAAGCGAAGACTCTCGTTTAAACACTGTTTTTGAGGGGAATCAAAATGACTACCGTTACATTTATACATGGATGATACCTGATGTTGGTGATCATACTTTTAGAACGTTTTTTAAATATGCAGATGTAGATAGCAACAGTAAAGCGTTTCGTTATAGACAACCATTAATTAGAATTAGTGAAATGTATTATATCGCAGCCGAAACAGAAGAAGATCCAGCAGTAGCTATAGATTATTTAAATACGGTACGCTATAATAGAGGTTTAGTAGACTTACCTTTAAGCGCAGATATCCAAAGTGAAATTCTAAAAGAATATCAAAAAGAATTTTACGGAGAGGGGCAATTATTCTTTTATTATAAAAGAAAGAATGCTTTAAGTATTCCTGATGGTTCTTCTACTACAGGAGATGTAATTATGGATACAAACAAATATGTAGTTCCGTTACCAGAATCAGAAACAGATTATCGTTAA
- a CDS encoding DUF4843 domain-containing protein has protein sequence MKKYIKTIITLCVIAFAFSACEKEEIATFNGKDVIYFQWAIDGKEFASQKIDSTAISFALKLPTEVTDSLILVPVKIQGYVSSKDRSVTVKVLDESTAQKDIHYTISDNIMIPANEYIGYIPVSFNRTEDMKVEEVSLKIQLLENESFKVNLWGEELSDNNPNRILSYSEFEITISDMLTEPDRWSVLEKYLGAFSVKKYYLIAEVNEIPLPNYNVLTSSFWPDFYGHVAVLKAYLEAQKNAGTPVLEEDGTEMVLGPNA, from the coding sequence ATGAAAAAATATATAAAAACAATAATTACGCTATGTGTTATAGCGTTCGCTTTTTCAGCTTGTGAAAAAGAAGAAATTGCAACCTTTAATGGTAAAGATGTTATTTATTTTCAGTGGGCCATAGATGGAAAAGAATTTGCATCCCAAAAAATAGATAGTACGGCTATTAGTTTTGCTTTAAAGTTGCCAACAGAAGTAACCGATTCTTTAATATTAGTTCCTGTAAAAATTCAAGGATATGTTAGTTCTAAAGATAGGTCTGTAACGGTGAAAGTTTTAGATGAGTCTACCGCTCAAAAAGATATTCATTATACAATTTCAGATAATATTATGATACCTGCAAATGAATATATTGGCTACATACCTGTCTCTTTTAATAGAACTGAAGATATGAAAGTAGAAGAGGTGTCTTTAAAAATTCAATTGTTAGAAAATGAGAGTTTTAAAGTGAACTTGTGGGGAGAAGAATTAAGTGATAATAATCCTAATCGAATTTTAAGCTATTCAGAATTTGAAATAACAATTTCAGATATGTTAACGGAGCCAGATAGATGGTCTGTATTAGAAAAATATTTAGGTGCATTTTCTGTGAAAAAATATTATTTGATTGCAGAAGTTAACGAAATTCCATTACCAAATTATAATGTTTTAACGTCGAGCTTTTGGCCAGACTTTTATGGTCATGTAGCTGTATTAAAAGCTTATTTAGAAGCTCAAAAAAATGCAGGGACTCCTGTTTTAGAAGAGGATGGTACAGAAATGGTTTTAGGACCTAATGCCTAA
- a CDS encoding FecR family protein, translating to MENSQKYNEEFKELIEKYLDSKISIDEVKKLVNYYESFQKSHDWVEELGSESRIKNKMLINILESIETPIKVVPYYRKNIFRYAVAASLITCISLGSLYKHILFGDNSINVTQNNIQIGTNKAKLTLEDGTNIILDEKTNYHSNKLSTNGQSLLYNKTKISDEKVVYNYLTIPRGGQFFVELSDGTKVWLNSESKLKYPVSFTKGKPRAVELVYGEAYFEVSKSILHNGDGFCLKTNEQQIAVLGTEFNVKAYRNETEILTTLIEGSVSVSNSINKSILKPGEQSKLPQSDSDFEIYQVEIEDQVSWRNGEFSFTDKSLEEIMKVLERWYNVDILISNEKMKKIGFTGVISKNQPIDYILEIIKNTNNMTYTIDKNTIVIK from the coding sequence ATGGAAAACAGTCAAAAATACAATGAAGAATTTAAGGAACTTATTGAGAAATATCTTGATTCTAAAATTTCGATTGATGAAGTAAAAAAACTTGTCAACTATTATGAAAGTTTTCAAAAGTCACATGATTGGGTTGAAGAATTAGGTTCTGAAAGTAGGATAAAGAATAAAATGCTTATCAATATTTTAGAATCAATAGAAACACCTATAAAAGTTGTCCCTTATTATAGAAAAAATATTTTTAGATATGCAGTTGCAGCATCATTAATTACATGTATCAGTTTGGGAAGTTTGTATAAACATATTTTGTTTGGAGATAATAGTATTAATGTTACTCAAAACAATATACAGATTGGTACAAATAAAGCGAAGTTGACACTAGAAGATGGTACAAATATTATTCTTGACGAGAAAACCAATTATCATTCAAACAAGCTTTCTACTAATGGTCAATCGTTATTATATAATAAAACAAAAATAAGTGATGAGAAGGTTGTTTATAATTATTTAACAATTCCTAGAGGAGGTCAGTTTTTTGTTGAATTATCAGATGGTACAAAAGTCTGGCTAAATTCAGAATCTAAATTAAAATACCCTGTAAGTTTTACCAAAGGAAAACCGAGAGCGGTAGAATTGGTATATGGTGAAGCATATTTTGAGGTTTCTAAAAGCATTCTACATAATGGCGATGGTTTTTGTTTAAAAACCAATGAACAACAAATTGCAGTATTAGGTACTGAGTTTAATGTAAAGGCATACAGAAATGAAACAGAGATTTTAACCACCTTAATAGAAGGTAGTGTTTCTGTTAGTAATAGTATTAATAAAAGTATACTAAAGCCTGGTGAGCAATCTAAATTACCTCAGAGTGATAGTGATTTCGAAATTTACCAAGTAGAAATTGAAGATCAAGTTTCTTGGCGTAATGGAGAGTTTAGCTTTACAGATAAATCACTAGAAGAAATAATGAAAGTGCTCGAAAGATGGTATAATGTAGATATTCTTATCTCTAACGAAAAAATGAAAAAGATAGGATTTACTGGTGTTATAAGTAAGAACCAGCCTATAGATTATATATTAGAAATTATTAAAAACACAAACAATATGACTTATACAATCGATAAAAATACTATCGTAATTAAATAA
- a CDS encoding SusC/RagA family TonB-linked outer membrane protein produces the protein MKIFIFLFSLSLFSFSSSNGFSQDAKINIKNNQVISVDQVFKLIKNQTDYTFIYRADLFENYPKISLNKGDINVGELLKLTLSNGEFIYEFAKNNTIIVKNNDANATLKKVQEYIISGYVTDENKMPLPGVTVIIKETKKGVTTDFNGKYSIKATDVSTLIFNYVGYEKKEVKVDGNKEINVQLTPDISELDEVVITGIVKRDKRSFTGATTTVSRERLKVIGNSNVLQSLKVLDPSFIIVENNLLGSDPNMLSDIEVRGKTSLSTSDLGDEFGANPNQPLFILDGFETTLRVITDLDMNRVASITILKDASSTALYGAKAANGVIVVETLRATGGKLQVTYNADFRVEIPDLNDYNLMNSTQKLEYEKLSGLWDTDSYNVTGQFKLDKQYNAALAEIKRGVDTYWLNEPVRVGTTLGHSLYASGGGEAVTFGVGLNYKKLEGVMKGSDRENWGASFNLRYRKGKINISNNLYINGYDANDSPYGSFSNFAKANPYFKKTDEDGNITKYLDINDYYGTAYVNPLYNASLNSLDNTSNLQITNNLRAVWTLNSKFRIQSNLQLNKGITTLETFLQPEHTNFRNTTILERGSYSNQRTDLFSYKVNTMISYANLFKDKHSFTANLRGEIEETDNKRISFSAIGYPSGTNGNPSFAYSYPDSKPNAVYSNYRRVNVLGSVNYDFDRILLFDGTYRLDGSTVFGSNERYSPFWAVGAGVNLNNAFNMDSNKVSQLKLRGNIGSTGNQGFGNLSSVSIYGFTQDVNVFGQGTYLSTLANPNLQWQNTLQTSIGVDGAFFNNRLFTTLNVYNKKTDPLIVRIDLPSSTGIVKYPINTGYMNTKGLEAIVRFSPIYKIDEQIIWTLGATASAVKSEYNGFNSTLESLNDEALVSKSLLRYRDGYSPDDLWTVQSLGIDPTNGLEVFLTKDGMPTYEYNSDDEKVMGNARPTMEGVISSNLRIKNFTFGVNLRYRFGGDVMNTALFNKVENISESSRIYNQDVRALTDRWINPGDVSRFKSIADFSSTQLSSRFIQEENVIVGESINFGYEFKDQPWVSQMGLSRLRLNAYMNEIFRVSSVKTERGINYPFARAISFSLNASF, from the coding sequence ATGAAAATATTTATTTTTCTTTTTTCGTTGTCACTTTTTAGTTTTTCCTCTAGTAACGGATTTTCTCAAGACGCCAAAATCAACATAAAAAATAATCAAGTTATTTCTGTTGATCAAGTATTCAAACTTATTAAAAATCAAACAGATTATACTTTTATTTATAGAGCAGATTTGTTTGAGAACTACCCGAAAATATCTTTAAATAAAGGAGATATTAATGTAGGTGAACTTTTAAAGTTGACCTTGTCTAATGGAGAGTTTATTTATGAGTTTGCTAAAAATAATACTATTATAGTAAAAAATAATGATGCAAATGCTACATTAAAAAAAGTACAAGAGTATATTATTAGCGGGTATGTAACCGATGAAAATAAGATGCCTTTACCAGGTGTAACAGTAATAATTAAAGAAACCAAAAAAGGAGTTACCACAGATTTTAATGGAAAATATTCTATTAAGGCAACGGATGTGTCTACGCTTATTTTTAATTATGTAGGCTATGAAAAGAAAGAGGTAAAAGTTGACGGAAATAAGGAAATAAACGTACAATTAACTCCAGATATTAGTGAACTAGATGAGGTGGTAATCACCGGTATAGTAAAAAGAGATAAAAGAAGTTTTACAGGAGCCACAACTACTGTAAGTAGAGAGCGGTTAAAAGTTATTGGAAACTCAAACGTTTTACAAAGTTTAAAAGTGTTAGATCCATCTTTTATAATTGTTGAAAACAACCTTTTAGGTTCCGATCCTAATATGCTTTCAGACATCGAGGTTCGTGGAAAAACCAGTTTATCTACTAGTGATTTAGGGGATGAATTTGGGGCTAACCCAAATCAACCTTTATTTATTTTAGATGGTTTTGAAACAACATTAAGAGTTATCACCGATTTAGATATGAATAGAGTGGCATCTATTACAATCTTAAAAGATGCTTCTTCTACAGCATTATATGGGGCAAAAGCAGCCAATGGTGTTATTGTTGTTGAAACATTAAGAGCTACTGGAGGAAAATTGCAAGTAACTTATAATGCTGATTTTAGAGTAGAAATTCCAGATTTAAATGATTATAATTTAATGAATTCTACTCAAAAGTTAGAGTATGAAAAACTATCAGGACTTTGGGATACAGATTCTTATAATGTTACTGGTCAATTTAAATTAGACAAACAATATAATGCAGCTTTAGCTGAAATTAAAAGAGGTGTAGATACTTATTGGTTAAATGAACCAGTAAGAGTAGGAACCACTTTAGGCCATTCTTTATATGCAAGTGGAGGTGGTGAAGCAGTAACATTTGGAGTCGGTTTAAACTATAAGAAATTAGAGGGTGTAATGAAAGGCTCAGATAGAGAAAACTGGGGAGCTAGTTTTAACCTAAGGTATAGAAAGGGTAAAATAAATATATCTAATAATTTATATATAAATGGATATGATGCTAATGACTCTCCTTACGGATCGTTTTCAAATTTTGCAAAAGCAAATCCTTATTTTAAAAAAACAGATGAAGATGGAAATATTACAAAATATTTAGATATTAATGATTATTATGGAACTGCTTATGTAAACCCGTTATACAATGCATCTTTAAATTCTTTAGATAACACAAGTAATTTGCAGATTACTAATAATCTACGTGCTGTTTGGACTTTAAATAGCAAATTTAGAATACAGTCAAATTTACAGTTAAATAAAGGTATTACCACGTTAGAAACTTTTTTACAACCGGAACATACTAATTTTAGAAATACGACTATTTTAGAGAGAGGATCTTACAGCAATCAACGAACAGATTTGTTCAGCTATAAAGTTAATACAATGATATCTTATGCTAATTTATTTAAAGATAAGCATAGTTTTACAGCTAACTTAAGGGGTGAGATTGAGGAAACTGATAACAAAAGAATTAGTTTCTCAGCAATTGGTTATCCTTCTGGAACCAATGGAAATCCTTCTTTTGCTTATAGTTACCCAGATTCTAAACCCAATGCGGTATATAGTAACTATAGAAGAGTTAATGTATTAGGGAGTGTTAATTACGACTTTGATAGAATATTACTTTTTGATGGAACTTATCGTTTAGATGGATCAACCGTTTTTGGCTCTAATGAAAGATATTCTCCTTTCTGGGCTGTTGGTGCAGGTGTTAATTTAAATAACGCATTTAATATGGATTCAAATAAAGTTTCACAACTTAAGTTAAGAGGAAATATTGGATCTACAGGAAATCAAGGTTTTGGAAATTTATCTTCAGTTTCTATTTACGGATTTACACAAGACGTAAATGTTTTTGGACAAGGAACATATTTATCAACTTTAGCGAACCCTAATTTACAATGGCAAAATACTTTACAAACAAGTATTGGAGTAGATGGCGCTTTCTTTAATAATAGATTGTTTACTACTTTAAATGTATATAATAAGAAAACAGATCCATTAATTGTACGTATAGATCTTCCTTCTTCAACAGGTATCGTTAAATATCCTATAAATACAGGATATATGAATACAAAGGGACTTGAAGCTATTGTAAGATTTTCTCCAATTTATAAAATTGACGAGCAAATAATTTGGACACTGGGAGCTACTGCAAGTGCTGTTAAAAGTGAATATAATGGTTTTAATTCAACCTTAGAATCTTTAAATGATGAGGCGTTAGTAAGTAAGTCTTTACTTAGGTATCGTGATGGTTATAGTCCTGATGATTTATGGACTGTACAATCTTTAGGAATAGATCCTACAAATGGTTTAGAAGTGTTTTTAACTAAAGATGGTATGCCAACTTATGAATACAATTCTGATGATGAAAAAGTAATGGGTAATGCAAGACCAACTATGGAGGGTGTTATTAGTAGCAACCTGAGAATAAAAAACTTCACTTTTGGTGTAAATCTACGTTACCGTTTTGGAGGCGATGTAATGAATACGGCTTTATTTAATAAAGTAGAAAACATTTCAGAATCTAGTAGAATATACAACCAAGACGTTAGGGCTTTAACCGATAGATGGATTAATCCAGGTGATGTTTCTAGATTTAAATCCATTGCAGATTTTAGTTCAACACAACTTTCTTCACGTTTTATTCAAGAAGAAAATGTAATTGTAGGAGAATCTATAAACTTTGGATACGAATTTAAAGACCAACCATGGGTAAGCCAAATGGGCTTAAGCAGATTAAGATTAAATGCTTATATGAATGAAATATTTCGTGTTTCTTCTGTGAAAACTGAAAGAGGAATTAATTACCCTTTTGCACGTGCTATTTCGTTTAGTTTAAACGCCTCTTTTTAA
- a CDS encoding TlpA disulfide reductase family protein, whose product MNKVLFILIMAFGLTSCSKKTKLDYVLLTGKIDNLKDKEITLLKTNRSYTKKIVVTSDGTFKDTMKIKSGFYRLISGKNKVVFYLENGYDLNIKADADNFKSSLNVSGKGAGATKYLAIKGDISSNLRTGETSFFKLKETKFLTTAKKIKTTLHQVLDTMQGVSENFKALENRNINYSYVYQLSHFKKFNKINDEVSQELKKELQKIDFNSEEDYRFSGAYYTLIGDYYTGQVKELVKTDSIDRGLASIKTYSKISNQTIKNELIYIQARMSIAQTESLDVFYETYMNASTDEKNNAKISEIYHSLKKVSEYKFSPKFIDYENYAGGTSSLDDFKGKYVYIDIWATWCGPCLGQIPYLKKLEKKYHNKNIEFLSISIDQKKNYDKWRTMIKEKELGGVQLLADNNFNSQFIKDYAISGIPRFILLDPLGKIIDANAPRPSDEKLIKLFNELDL is encoded by the coding sequence ATGAATAAAGTATTATTTATATTGATAATGGCTTTTGGCCTTACGTCTTGCTCAAAAAAAACTAAATTAGATTATGTTTTATTAACGGGTAAAATAGACAATCTTAAAGATAAAGAAATAACCCTATTAAAAACGAATCGTTCCTACACCAAAAAGATAGTTGTAACTTCTGATGGTACTTTTAAAGATACGATGAAAATAAAGTCAGGTTTTTATAGATTAATTTCTGGTAAAAATAAAGTAGTTTTTTATTTAGAAAATGGGTATGACCTTAATATTAAAGCAGATGCAGATAATTTTAAGTCATCTCTTAATGTTTCAGGAAAAGGTGCTGGCGCTACAAAATATCTAGCTATTAAGGGAGATATTTCTTCAAATTTAAGAACAGGAGAAACTTCTTTTTTTAAACTAAAAGAGACGAAATTTTTAACTACTGCAAAGAAAATTAAAACAACGCTCCATCAGGTTTTAGATACCATGCAAGGGGTGTCAGAAAACTTCAAGGCTTTAGAAAATAGAAATATTAATTACTCTTATGTATATCAATTATCACATTTTAAAAAATTTAATAAAATTAATGATGAGGTTTCACAAGAACTGAAAAAAGAGTTACAAAAAATAGATTTTAATAGTGAAGAAGATTATAGATTTTCAGGGGCTTACTATACATTAATTGGTGATTATTACACAGGTCAAGTTAAAGAATTAGTTAAAACAGATTCTATAGATCGTGGCTTAGCTTCAATAAAAACGTATTCTAAAATTTCAAATCAAACCATTAAAAATGAGTTGATATATATTCAAGCACGTATGTCTATTGCACAGACGGAAAGTTTAGATGTATTTTATGAAACATACATGAATGCTTCTACAGACGAAAAAAACAATGCCAAAATTTCTGAAATCTATCATAGCCTTAAAAAGGTTTCTGAATACAAGTTTTCTCCAAAATTTATTGATTATGAAAATTATGCTGGAGGAACTAGTTCTTTAGATGATTTTAAAGGGAAATATGTTTATATAGATATTTGGGCAACTTGGTGTGGTCCGTGTTTAGGACAAATACCATATTTAAAAAAATTAGAAAAAAAATATCATAATAAAAACATCGAATTTTTAAGTATTTCCATAGATCAAAAAAAGAATTATGATAAGTGGAGAACTATGATTAAGGAAAAAGAACTTGGAGGAGTTCAATTATTAGCTGATAATAATTTTAATTCACAGTTTATAAAGGATTATGCAATTAGTGGTATTCCAAGATTTATCTTATTAGATCCCCTAGGTAAAATTATTGATGCAAATGCACCAAGACCATCAGATGAGAAGTTAATCAAGTTATTTAATGAACTTGATCTATAA
- a CDS encoding PKD-like family lipoprotein, producing MFKKIKIQLVLVLFTCTLICSCLEDQGNYNYTGINQIEVAGLEEIYSVVRFDEFNIVPELVSSQDQNEENTYSYKWQAYQPADTGENRLVDLSFEKDLKTTINLIPGDYTIYYTVKDQNTEVEFQHSFQLNVVNNIYEGWLVLSDVNGVGRLDMVSLIENEYRTAYDILNVVGSELTLTGTPKFVYTYPFESNFYGIYVSTTGNGTVKLEPNTFTWNSSFNISEEFVTNQPEDLEVDNIVAKASQMSYAVKDGNVYYYFSVFSYKYSAPINSINGVLFEASPFIGKGTYFGNSILYDNTNKRFIRTNFGSSRVMPTGTRFNYTTGKDLEYMVGNNFNSSAGAQIFAVLKDPIDSKKYLALFNATNSSQSYYAEVVAPDFDQATSYAVSPNYGYLFYAVGGKVYQYDYSLKTTKLMVDKGSDEITMIKFNDFFYSNSDYDELGFQLIVCSYDGSEGTMELYDVPPVNGQIELKTSYSGFGKIKSVAYRER from the coding sequence ATGTTTAAAAAAATAAAAATACAACTTGTTTTAGTGCTTTTCACTTGCACGTTGATATGTTCTTGTCTTGAAGATCAGGGTAATTACAATTATACAGGAATAAATCAAATAGAAGTCGCAGGTTTAGAAGAAATATATTCTGTAGTTAGGTTTGATGAATTTAATATTGTTCCTGAATTAGTGAGCTCTCAAGATCAAAATGAAGAGAATACATATAGTTATAAATGGCAGGCATATCAGCCTGCAGATACAGGAGAAAATAGACTAGTAGATTTATCTTTTGAAAAAGATTTAAAAACCACTATTAATCTAATACCAGGAGATTATACTATTTATTATACTGTTAAAGATCAAAATACAGAGGTAGAATTTCAACATAGTTTTCAACTAAACGTAGTAAATAATATTTACGAAGGCTGGTTAGTTTTAAGTGATGTAAATGGCGTTGGTAGATTAGATATGGTGTCTTTAATTGAAAACGAGTATAGAACAGCGTATGATATTCTTAATGTTGTTGGTTCTGAATTAACATTGACAGGTACTCCAAAATTTGTTTATACCTACCCGTTTGAATCTAATTTTTATGGTATTTATGTTTCAACTACAGGTAATGGTACTGTTAAATTAGAGCCTAATACATTTACATGGAATAGCTCTTTTAATATCTCCGAAGAGTTTGTAACAAATCAACCAGAAGATTTAGAAGTTGATAATATAGTTGCTAAAGCAAGTCAAATGTCATATGCCGTTAAGGATGGAAATGTATATTACTATTTTAGTGTCTTTAGTTATAAATATAGTGCGCCTATAAACTCTATTAATGGTGTTTTATTTGAAGCTTCACCTTTTATAGGAAAAGGAACTTATTTTGGAAATTCAATTTTATACGATAACACCAACAAGCGTTTTATTAGAACAAACTTTGGTAGCTCAAGAGTCATGCCAACGGGTACACGTTTTAATTATACTACCGGTAAAGATTTGGAATATATGGTAGGTAATAATTTTAATAGTAGTGCTGGTGCTCAAATTTTTGCAGTGTTAAAAGACCCTATTGACAGCAAAAAATATTTAGCTTTATTTAATGCAACTAATAGTTCTCAGTCTTATTATGCTGAAGTGGTAGCGCCAGATTTTGACCAAGCAACAAGCTATGCTGTGAGTCCAAACTATGGGTATTTATTTTATGCTGTAGGAGGAAAAGTATATCAGTATGATTATTCTTTAAAAACTACAAAATTAATGGTAGATAAAGGTTCCGATGAAATCACAATGATAAAATTTAATGATTTTTTCTATTCTAATAGCGATTATGATGAATTAGGATTTCAATTAATTGTTTGTAGTTATGATGGCTCAGAAGGGACTATGGAATTATATGATGTACCACCTGTAAATGGTCAAATAGAATTAAAAACGTCATACTCTGGATTTGGCAAAATTAAAAGTGTTGCATACAGAGAACGTTAA